The following coding sequences are from one Salvia hispanica cultivar TCC Black 2014 chromosome 3, UniMelb_Shisp_WGS_1.0, whole genome shotgun sequence window:
- the LOC125212303 gene encoding transcription factor MYB106-like produces MGRSPCCDKVGLKKGPWTPEEDQKLLAYIQDHGHGSWRALPPKAGLQRCGKSCRLRWTNYLRPDIKRGKFSLQEEQTIIQLHALLGNRWSAIASHLPKRTDNEIKNYWNTHLKKRLVKMGIDPTTHKPKNHALGCSQPKEIANLSHMAQWESARLEAEARIVRESKSNSFTSQMTSGPPPSRPPCLDVLKVWQGTWMKRKEAFFASNANLESPTSILNFSDNNAIPNVVGLINETTNFVGPCKGILGNSVQLHDPTNYTNLPDSLSFLDGFGDLHGSGQGDSVAFEDNKVNYWSNILNVVNSPMGSPVF; encoded by the exons ATGGGAAGGTCCCCATGCTGTGATAAGGTAGGCTTGAAGAAAGGCCCGTGGACTCCCGAAGAAGATCAAAAGCTTCTAGCGTATATCCAAGACCACGGCCATGGCAGCTGGCGCGCCCTCCCTCCAAAAGCTG GGCTTCAGAGGTGCGGGAAAAGCTGCAGATTGCGTTGGACCAACTACTTGCGACCCGATATTAAGAGAGGGAAGTTCAGCTTACAAGAAGAGCAGACGATCATTCAGCTTCACGCCCTTCTTGGAAATAg GTGGTCAGCCATAGCCAGCCACCTGCCTAAGAGGACAGATAACGAGATCAAGAACTACTGGAACACTCATCTAAAGAAACGCCTTGTCAAAATGGGAATCGACCCGACCACTCATAAACCCAAGAACCACGCCCTCGGCTGCAGCCAACCCAAGGAGATAGCCAACTTGAGCCACATGGCACAATGGGAGAGCGCCCGCCTCGAAGCTGAGGCACGTATCGTCCGTGAGTCCAAGTCCAACTCCTTCACCTCCCAAATGACGAGCGGCCCGCCTCCCTCACGCCCGCCTTGCCTCGACGTACTAAAAGTCTGGCAAGGCACATGGATGAAGCGAAAAGAAGCCTTCTTCGCCTCCAACGCCAACCTTGAGTCCCCAACGTCGATACTCAACTTCTCAGACAACAACGCAATCCCAAACGTAGTCGGATTGATCAACGAAACCACCAACTTCGTCGGACCATGCAAGGGCATTTTGGGAAATTCAGTGCAGCTGCATGATCCTACCAATTACACCAACCTACCTGATTCGTTGAGCTTCTTGGATGGCTTCGGAGATCTCCATGGCTCCGGACAAGGCGACAGCGTTGCGTTCGAGGACAACAAAGTTAACTACTGGAGCAATATTCTGAACGTCGTCAATTCGCCTATGGGTTCGCCTGTTTTCTAA